GATAAAGTTAAAACTTAATTACCCTTTTGGTGTTACAATAAAAACACTTAAAACAATAAAGGATGCCACTCATGTATGTTGAAAAAATTCTCCAATCTTTACAGAAAAAATACCCTTATCAAAAAGAGTTCCATCAAGCCGTCTATGAAGCTATCACTTCGTTAAAACCCCTTTTAGACAGCGATAAAAGCTATGAAAAGCATGCAATATTAGAGCGTTTGATTGAGCCTGAAAGGGAGATTTTTTTTAGGGTGTGTTGGCTAGATGATAACCATCAAATCCAAGTCAATCGGGGGTGTAGGGTTGAATTCAATTCAGCTATTGGCCCTTATAAGGGGGGCTTGAGATTCCACCCTAGCGTGAATGAAAGCGTGATCAAGTTTTTAGGCTTTGAGCAAGTGTTGAAAAATTCGCTCACCACTTTGGCTATGGGGGGTGCTAAGGGGGGGAGCGATTTTGACCCTAAAGGGAAGAGCGAGCATGAGATCATGCGTTTTTGCCAGGCGTTCATGAATGAATTATACCGCCATATTGGAGCCACAACTGATGTGCCAGCTGGGGATATTGGAGTGGGCGAAAGAGAGATTGGCTATCTGTTTGGGCAATATAAAAAATTAGTCAATCGTTTTGAGGGCGTATTGACCGGTAAGGGGCTAACTTATGGGGGGAGTTTGTGCAGAAAAGAAGCTACCGGCTATGGGTGCGTGTATTTTGCGGAAGAAATGTTACAAGAAAGGAACAGCTCTTTAGAGGGTAAGGTTTGCAGCGTTTCTGGGAGCGGTAATGTCGCAATTTACACCATTGAAAAATTGCTTCAAATAGGAGCCAAACCGGTAACGGCGAGCGATTCTAATGGCATGATTTATGATAAAGACGGCATTGATTTAGAGCTTTTGAAAGAGATTAAAGAAGCGCGTCGTGGGAGGATCAAAGAATATGCCCTACAAAAACCAAGTGCGAAATACACCCCCACAGAAAATTACCCCAAAGGAGGGAATGCCGTATGGCATGTGCCTTGTTTTGCGGCTTTTCCTAGCGCGACTGAGAATGAATTGAGCGTTTTAGACGCTAAAACCCTCCTTTCTAATGGGTGTAAATGCGTGGCTGAAGGGGCGAACATGCCCTCAAGCAATGAAGCGATTGAATTGTTTTTACAGGCTAAGATTTCTTATGGCATAGGCAAGGCGGCTAATGCTGGGGGGGTGAGCGTGAGCGGCTTGGAAATGGCGCAAAATGCGAGCATGCACCCTTGGAGCTTTGAAGTGGTGGATGCGAAATTGCACCACATCATGAAAGAAATTTATAAGAATGTTTCTCAAACCGCTAAAGAGTTTAAAGACCCTACTAATTTTGTTTTAGGGGCTAATATCGCTGGTTTTAGAAAAGTAGCGTCGGCGATGATAGCGCAAGGGGTTTGATTGGTTTTACAAACCTATTTTCTAACCCACTTCCTTATGGTGCATAGCAAAGGTAAGGATTTTTGATAAGCTTTGCGATAGATTTTAAAAGAGGTGTTTTGGGATAGCTCCAATAAAGGGGTAGCCTTTGATAAAAGGTGCTCATGATCTCTTCTCAAATTATCATGATCTCTTCTCAAATTATCATAATTAACCCTCAAATTATCATAATTAACCCTCAAATTATCATAATTAACCCTCAAATTATCATAATTAACTCTCAAATCATCAATGGAAACTAACGGCTCATTCAAATCACGATGAAGAGCATCATAAGAACGGGCATCGCAATGATAAATCGTATCGTTTTCTAAAATCGTTTTAAAAAAATCTAGGATTTTTTTAAAACTCAAATCTTGGTAAAAGTAAGCTTTCCCATCAATTTCATTTAAAGGGTTTTCATAGAGCATGTCTAAATAGGCGTTTGGGTGCGTGTGCAAGTATCTAATATAATCAATCGCTTCATCAAAATCTTTAAAATCACAAACATTCACAAAACTTTTAGGGTTAAAATCTTTCGCCACACTGGGACTCCCCCAATAAATAGGAATGGTATGGCTAAAATACGCATCAAGGATTTTTTCGGTTACATAGCCATAGCCTTGTGAGTTTTCAAAACAGAGGTTGAACTTGTATTGGCTTAAAAATTCGTTTTTGTTTTTGACATTATAGCCTAGAGTGTTTTTCACGCTCCCTCCCCCAGC
The Helicobacter pylori genome window above contains:
- a CDS encoding glycosyltransferase family 10 domain-containing protein → MFQPLLDAYIDSTHLDETTHKPPLNIALANWWPLKNSEKKGFRDFILHVILKQRYKIILHSNPNKPSDLVFSNPLGSARKILSYQNTKRVFYTGENEVPNFNLFDYAIGFDELNFNDRYLRMPLYYDRLHHKAESVNDTTAPYKLKDNSLYALKKPSHHFKEKHPHLCAVVNNESDPLKRGFASFVASNPNAPIRNAFYEALNSIEPVAGGGSVKNTLGYNVKNKNEFLSQYKFNLCFENSQGYGYVTEKILDAYFSHTIPIYWGSPSVAKDFNPKSFVNVCDFKDFDEAIDYIRYLHTHPNAYLDMLYENPLNEIDGKAYFYQDLSFKKILDFFKTILENDTIYHCDARSYDALHRDLNEPLVSIDDLRVNYDNLRVNYDNLRVNYDNLRVNYDNLRRDHDNLRRDHEHLLSKATPLLELSQNTSFKIYRKAYQKSLPLLCTIRKWVRK
- the gdhA gene encoding NADP-specific glutamate dehydrogenase yields the protein MYVEKILQSLQKKYPYQKEFHQAVYEAITSLKPLLDSDKSYEKHAILERLIEPEREIFFRVCWLDDNHQIQVNRGCRVEFNSAIGPYKGGLRFHPSVNESVIKFLGFEQVLKNSLTTLAMGGAKGGSDFDPKGKSEHEIMRFCQAFMNELYRHIGATTDVPAGDIGVGEREIGYLFGQYKKLVNRFEGVLTGKGLTYGGSLCRKEATGYGCVYFAEEMLQERNSSLEGKVCSVSGSGNVAIYTIEKLLQIGAKPVTASDSNGMIYDKDGIDLELLKEIKEARRGRIKEYALQKPSAKYTPTENYPKGGNAVWHVPCFAAFPSATENELSVLDAKTLLSNGCKCVAEGANMPSSNEAIELFLQAKISYGIGKAANAGGVSVSGLEMAQNASMHPWSFEVVDAKLHHIMKEIYKNVSQTAKEFKDPTNFVLGANIAGFRKVASAMIAQGV